One Caldilineales bacterium DNA window includes the following coding sequences:
- a CDS encoding GDP-mannose 4,6-dehydratase yields the protein MAPPEHFLITGGAGFIGSHMAEMLLAAGKQVTVLDDLSTGRFENIAPFVGRPGFRFAIASIANTAVLDRLASECDVIVHLAAAVGVQLIIQRPVHTIETNIMGTEAVLTAAARYRVKVLIASTSEVYGKGSRVPFHEEDDVVLGASSRNRWSYAASKMVDEFLSLAYHHEKGLPVVIARLFNTVGPRQTGRYGMVIPRFVGQALADEAITVYGDGQQSRCFCDVADATQALWALIEHEAAVGRVFNVGSTEEVTIAELAARVKQVTGSRSPIRFIPYDQAYTPGFEDMRRRVPDTARIQALCGWRAHTTLDQILARVAASMSERASPPLSAASEGAGA from the coding sequence ATGGCCCCACCCGAACACTTCCTGATCACCGGCGGCGCCGGCTTCATCGGCAGCCACATGGCCGAGATGCTGCTGGCCGCCGGCAAACAAGTCACCGTCCTCGATGACCTTTCGACCGGACGCTTCGAAAATATCGCCCCCTTTGTTGGCCGGCCGGGCTTCCGCTTTGCCATCGCCAGCATCGCCAACACGGCCGTGCTCGACCGTCTGGCCAGCGAGTGCGATGTCATCGTCCATCTGGCCGCGGCAGTGGGCGTGCAATTGATCATCCAGCGCCCCGTCCACACCATCGAGACCAACATCATGGGCACCGAGGCCGTGCTGACCGCCGCCGCCCGCTATCGGGTCAAAGTCCTCATCGCTTCCACCTCCGAGGTCTACGGCAAGGGCAGTCGCGTCCCCTTCCACGAAGAGGATGATGTGGTGCTGGGGGCCAGTAGCCGCAACCGCTGGTCCTACGCCGCCTCCAAGATGGTGGATGAATTCCTGTCCCTGGCCTACCATCATGAAAAAGGGCTGCCCGTGGTCATCGCCCGGCTGTTCAACACCGTCGGCCCGCGCCAGACCGGGCGCTATGGCATGGTCATCCCGCGCTTCGTCGGCCAGGCCCTGGCCGACGAAGCGATCACCGTCTATGGCGACGGCCAACAGAGCCGTTGCTTCTGCGACGTCGCCGACGCCACCCAGGCCCTGTGGGCGCTGATCGAACACGAAGCCGCCGTGGGCAGGGTCTTCAATGTCGGTTCGACCGAGGAAGTCACCATTGCCGAGCTGGCGGCGCGGGTGAAGCAGGTCACGGGCAGCCGCTCTCCCATCCGCTTCATCCCCTACGACCAGGCCTACACCCCCGGCTTCGAGGACATGCGCCGCCGCGTCCCCGACACCGCCCGCATCCAGGCCCTCTGCGGCTGGCGCGCCCACACCACCCTCGACCAGATCCTGGCCCGCGTCGCCGCCTCTATGTCCGAGCGGGCATCGCCGCCGCTGTCCGCGGCGAGCGAAGGGGCCGGGGCGTGA
- a CDS encoding sulfotransferase domain-containing protein: protein MKSILVYTVHKAASMFLHSISEDVAKEFGITHYSPNNRGDADIYAEIRRVSWKAFIENPSHEGCFGPIRAGTADPILPDDLSTFSVVLHLRDPRDVLTSLYYSNVYNHPRKEGRFNPSDEKRKQWEDEGVDVFVLKQTPTFKQRYETLISGLLGKENVTLLKYEDMVTDYSTWLNRFLAAFSHLPLPPKRRLGLFSAPNSVAAVHEQLYQKYRQDFVPPAEDVHKHIRQLMPGDHERKLAPATIAQLNAELDQVLKALDYPVH from the coding sequence ATGAAAAGCATCCTCGTCTACACCGTCCACAAAGCCGCTTCGATGTTCCTGCACAGCATCTCGGAAGATGTCGCGAAGGAGTTTGGCATCACCCACTACTCGCCCAACAATCGCGGCGATGCAGACATCTATGCCGAGATCAGGCGAGTGAGCTGGAAGGCTTTCATCGAGAACCCGTCGCACGAAGGGTGTTTTGGCCCCATCCGCGCAGGCACCGCCGACCCCATCCTCCCCGATGATCTCTCCACCTTCTCGGTCGTCCTCCATTTGCGCGACCCCCGCGATGTCCTGACTTCGCTCTACTACTCGAATGTCTATAATCACCCCCGCAAAGAGGGCCGCTTCAACCCGAGCGACGAGAAAAGAAAACAGTGGGAGGATGAAGGCGTCGATGTCTTCGTCCTCAAGCAGACTCCTACCTTCAAACAGCGTTACGAGACCCTGATCTCCGGGCTGCTGGGCAAGGAGAACGTGACCCTGCTCAAATACGAAGACATGGTCACCGACTACTCGACCTGGCTGAACCGCTTTCTGGCTGCCTTCTCCCACCTCCCCTTGCCGCCCAAACGACGCCTGGGCCTTTTCAGCGCCCCCAACTCAGTGGCGGCGGTGCATGAGCAGCTGTATCAGAAATATCGCCAGGACTTCGTCCCGCCCGCCGAGGATGTCCACAAACACATCCGGCAGCTGATGCCGGGCGACCATGAGCGCAAACTGGCCCCGGCGACGATTGCCCAACTCAACGCCGAACTCGATCAGGTGCTGAAGGCGCTGGACTACCCTGTGCACTGA
- a CDS encoding Gfo/Idh/MocA family oxidoreductase, whose product MGDLIRFGLIGCGRVSFRHIQSLHDLADHARLLAVADVVEGRAQRAAAQAGAEAYTDYRRLLDRPDIEVVNICTPSGLHPQMAIEAMQAGKHVILEKPMALSLAEADRILQTVAETGRKLCVVLQNRYNPPMQDVRRIVDEGKLGRLLLGNATVRWYRPQEYYEDGWHGTWAMDGGALMNQSIHHIDALQWLMGEVESVFAYTATLAHRMEAEDAGVVALRFRGGALGVIEGSTLTYPENLEGSIALFGERGSVKVGGTALNRKTIWKIEGELEHEHQLLTSQMVDPPSVYGSSHLAVIADMIEAIAHDRQPRTNGPEARKSVALVLAIYQSASTGLPVPLPPDP is encoded by the coding sequence ATGGGCGACCTGATCCGCTTTGGTCTGATCGGCTGCGGTCGCGTCTCGTTCCGGCACATCCAGTCGTTGCATGATCTTGCCGACCATGCCCGGCTACTGGCCGTGGCGGATGTGGTGGAGGGGCGGGCGCAGCGGGCCGCCGCCCAGGCTGGCGCCGAGGCTTACACCGACTATCGTCGCCTGCTCGACCGCCCCGACATCGAGGTCGTCAACATCTGCACCCCCAGCGGGCTGCACCCGCAGATGGCCATCGAGGCCATGCAGGCGGGCAAGCACGTCATCCTCGAAAAACCGATGGCGCTCTCGTTGGCCGAGGCCGACCGCATCCTGCAGACGGTGGCCGAGACCGGGCGCAAGCTCTGCGTCGTCCTCCAAAATCGCTACAACCCGCCCATGCAGGACGTGCGTCGCATCGTCGATGAGGGCAAACTGGGCCGGCTGTTGTTGGGCAACGCCACGGTGCGTTGGTATCGGCCACAGGAATACTACGAGGACGGCTGGCACGGCACCTGGGCCATGGACGGCGGCGCCCTGATGAACCAATCCATCCACCACATCGACGCCTTGCAGTGGTTGATGGGCGAAGTCGAAAGCGTCTTTGCCTACACCGCTACGTTGGCCCATCGCATGGAGGCCGAGGACGCCGGCGTCGTGGCTCTGCGCTTTCGCGGCGGCGCCCTGGGCGTGATCGAAGGTTCGACCCTCACCTATCCCGAAAACCTCGAAGGCTCGATCGCCCTCTTTGGCGAGCGCGGCTCGGTCAAAGTCGGCGGCACGGCCCTCAACCGCAAGACGATCTGGAAGATCGAGGGCGAGCTAGAACACGAGCACCAGCTCTTGACGAGCCAGATGGTCGACCCGCCCTCGGTCTACGGCAGCAGCCATCTGGCCGTCATCGCCGATATGATCGAAGCCATTGCCCACGACCGCCAGCCACGGACCAACGGCCCCGAGGCGCGCAAATCCGTGGCCCTGGTGCTGGCCATCTACCAATCCGCCTCCACCGGCCTCCCCGTCCCCCTGCCCCCTGATCCATGA
- a CDS encoding sulfotransferase family 2 domain-containing protein, giving the protein MARSPDRTANGGNDAQPQASLTDAAGRAVIFLHIPKSGGTTLHAIIERQYPAERIFTIDGHHVRESIAEFKALPEAERRRLQVLKGHMSFGLHNWLPQPSTYITLLRDPVERTISHYYHILRSPEHTHHATIVGKNMSLHDFMLAGVSRIVDNGQVRALCAGEDVPYGACTADMLAQAQANIEGHFTLVGFTEQFDETLILLKRALGWKMDAYLRRNVGLNRPAAESVPAATRSLIEQINEFDFGLYHAAEKRFAATIAGLGDAFVSDLDRFQRRASLRHSPVVTGAVRLLRRLGR; this is encoded by the coding sequence ATGGCAAGAAGTCCTGACAGAACCGCCAACGGCGGCAACGACGCGCAACCGCAAGCGTCGCTTACCGACGCGGCGGGACGAGCTGTGATCTTCTTGCACATCCCCAAATCGGGCGGCACCACCCTGCACGCCATCATCGAGCGACAGTATCCGGCGGAGCGCATCTTCACCATCGATGGTCATCATGTGCGCGAGTCGATTGCCGAATTCAAGGCCCTGCCGGAGGCAGAGAGGCGACGGCTACAGGTTCTCAAGGGCCATATGTCGTTCGGGCTGCACAATTGGCTGCCCCAACCCTCCACCTACATCACCCTCCTGCGCGACCCCGTCGAGCGCACCATCTCACATTACTATCATATTCTCCGTTCGCCCGAACACACCCACCACGCCACCATCGTCGGCAAGAACATGAGCCTGCACGATTTCATGTTGGCCGGCGTGTCGCGCATCGTCGATAATGGGCAGGTGCGGGCCTTGTGCGCGGGCGAAGATGTCCCCTATGGCGCCTGCACTGCCGACATGCTGGCCCAGGCGCAAGCCAATATCGAGGGCCATTTCACCCTGGTCGGCTTCACCGAACAGTTCGATGAGACTCTCATCCTCCTCAAGCGAGCCTTGGGCTGGAAGATGGACGCCTATCTGCGGCGCAACGTCGGCCTGAACCGGCCCGCCGCCGAATCCGTGCCGGCGGCGACGCGAAGCTTGATCGAGCAGATCAACGAGTTCGATTTCGGCCTCTACCACGCCGCCGAAAAACGCTTCGCGGCGACGATTGCCGGCCTGGGCGATGCCTTTGTGTCCGACCTGGATCGCTTTCAGCGCCGCGCATCCCTGCGCCATAGCCCTGTCGTGACCGGCGCCGTCCGGCTGCTCAGGCGGCTGGGGCGGTAG
- a CDS encoding glycosyltransferase gives MGRRLLVTTIPSPAAIEKLYAAHPRLASAPYHEQLQAILFESLNGYADAYGINFPKFGHEVEMVAPNVAQLQLQWARENGLNRLARQFSFLSAPAVETLLDKTGAGSIYATHRRRLLDTVFLEQVRRYRPDILWIALVTPLSPAVIRQARQFATVVVAQLDAPFPRYLDLIDCYDLIFSSYPQFVTCFNESGLPSVHMPLAFEPTFMARCAQRYPGEAPRQHKAVFVGSFSIQHKERMRLMAALAETGLIEFWVSLDNMDKAAVPAAIRQAAHPPVYGLEMYDVYRRARIALNVHAEVSGPYASIFRLFEITGAGAMLLTDDLPNLPDLFQPGVEAITFSNVQDCVDKLIYYLEHEDERAEVARRGQKRTLAEHCFEHRIPRLMAQVEPLLADRPAARQ, from the coding sequence ATGGGACGCCGCCTGCTGGTAACGACCATCCCATCGCCCGCGGCGATCGAGAAGCTCTATGCCGCCCATCCGCGCCTCGCGTCTGCGCCCTACCACGAGCAGTTGCAGGCGATCCTGTTCGAGAGCCTGAACGGCTATGCCGACGCCTACGGCATCAATTTCCCCAAGTTCGGGCACGAAGTGGAGATGGTGGCGCCGAATGTGGCTCAGTTGCAGCTGCAATGGGCGCGCGAAAACGGCCTGAACCGCCTGGCCCGACAGTTCTCGTTCTTGTCGGCGCCTGCGGTCGAAACCCTGCTCGACAAAACCGGCGCCGGCTCGATCTATGCCACCCATCGCCGGCGGCTCCTCGACACCGTCTTCCTGGAGCAGGTCAGGCGCTATCGGCCCGACATCCTTTGGATTGCCCTGGTCACGCCCCTCTCACCGGCGGTCATCCGCCAGGCCCGCCAGTTCGCCACGGTCGTCGTCGCCCAGTTGGATGCCCCCTTTCCCCGCTATCTCGACCTCATCGACTGCTACGACCTCATCTTCTCCTCCTACCCTCAGTTCGTCACTTGTTTCAACGAATCGGGGCTGCCCAGCGTCCACATGCCCCTGGCCTTCGAACCGACCTTCATGGCGCGATGCGCGCAACGCTATCCGGGCGAAGCCCCGCGCCAGCACAAGGCCGTCTTCGTCGGTTCGTTCTCCATCCAGCACAAAGAGCGCATGCGCCTGATGGCGGCGTTGGCCGAGACGGGCTTGATCGAGTTCTGGGTCTCGTTGGATAACATGGACAAAGCCGCCGTGCCGGCAGCCATCCGCCAGGCGGCGCATCCGCCCGTCTACGGATTGGAGATGTACGATGTCTATCGTCGGGCCAGGATCGCCCTCAATGTCCATGCCGAGGTCTCTGGCCCCTACGCCAGCATCTTCCGGCTGTTCGAGATCACCGGCGCCGGGGCGATGTTGCTGACCGATGACCTCCCCAACCTGCCCGACCTGTTTCAGCCGGGCGTCGAAGCCATTACCTTCAGCAACGTGCAGGACTGTGTGGACAAACTCATCTACTATCTGGAACACGAAGACGAGCGGGCCGAGGTTGCCCGCCGTGGGCAGAAGCGCACCCTCGCCGAACATTGTTTCGAGCACCGCATCCCTCGCCTGATGGCGCAGGTCGAGCCTCTGCTGGCTGATCGCCCGGCTGCCCGACAATAA
- a CDS encoding glycosyltransferase yields the protein MNPIPAPQPPTLPPPPPGKTGWPWNEGHDAAQHISLTAWPKTAWPKISIITPSYNQAQFLERTIRSVLMQDYPNLEYIIMDGGSRDDSVAVIQKYADHIAYWESQKDRGQPHALNKSLTHCTGDIIAFINSDDFYLPGALRRVAQLFDQHPDAAWLGGVCRYYEEGVGYVDPGRYVAQMPPLPKDRSQWVDGWPTNQPSSFWRSKCFQKAGDFREDLDLTFDTEFMVRLLFADLLPMIVDDVFSVYVLHDSSKTVSQKGNYVAEADRFRPEYFKHLTRQEGQRLYWRLIVRGYQGRIKANRRAQAYGFVLRQMLAHPAWFVQGMTGRWRQYRTLLSRRRASSQRPAKA from the coding sequence TTGAATCCAATACCCGCCCCCCAGCCCCCAACTTTACCCCCCCCACCGCCCGGCAAGACCGGTTGGCCCTGGAACGAAGGCCACGACGCCGCTCAGCACATCTCGCTGACCGCCTGGCCCAAGACCGCCTGGCCCAAGATCAGCATCATCACCCCCTCCTACAACCAGGCTCAGTTCCTGGAGCGCACCATCCGCTCGGTGCTGATGCAGGACTATCCCAACCTGGAATACATCATCATGGATGGCGGCTCGCGTGACGATTCGGTGGCGGTGATCCAGAAATACGCCGATCATATCGCCTACTGGGAAAGCCAGAAGGACCGCGGCCAGCCGCACGCGCTCAACAAATCGCTCACCCATTGCACCGGCGACATCATCGCCTTCATCAACAGCGATGATTTCTATCTGCCTGGCGCTTTGCGGCGGGTGGCGCAGCTATTCGACCAACATCCCGACGCGGCCTGGCTGGGCGGCGTCTGCCGTTACTACGAAGAAGGCGTGGGCTATGTCGATCCGGGCCGCTATGTGGCCCAGATGCCGCCTCTGCCCAAAGACCGCTCGCAGTGGGTGGATGGCTGGCCGACCAACCAGCCCTCCAGCTTCTGGCGCAGCAAGTGTTTTCAGAAGGCCGGGGACTTCCGCGAAGACCTGGATCTGACCTTCGACACCGAGTTCATGGTGCGCCTGCTCTTTGCCGACCTGCTGCCGATGATCGTGGACGACGTTTTCTCGGTCTACGTCCTGCACGATAGCTCCAAAACCGTCTCGCAGAAGGGCAACTACGTGGCCGAAGCCGACCGTTTTCGCCCCGAATACTTCAAGCATCTCACCCGGCAGGAGGGGCAACGCCTGTATTGGCGGCTCATCGTGCGCGGCTACCAGGGCAGGATCAAGGCGAATCGACGCGCTCAGGCCTATGGCTTCGTCCTACGCCAGATGCTGGCCCACCCGGCCTGGTTCGTCCAGGGCATGACCGGCCGCTGGCGACAGTATCGCACCCTGCTCTCGCGGCGAAGAGCTTCCTCGCAGCGCCCGGCAAAAGCCTGA
- a CDS encoding glycosyltransferase family 4 protein, translated as MRLVVDGEIWQRQAAGGISRLYNEVLPRLCNLAPDLRITLITDGALKQPPPAHAAITPRAMPAYQKLLRPGRLWRRQIMRLKRVTRDRWTQPIRSTIWQATYYTPPPAWPGRFAVVVHDLIEERYPQFFDQPRHEDVRRSKRDCVHASDLVICNSVTTRQDVCDFFGIAASKTRLVTLAASPDFRRLAPNEVSASPSAPPVPYVLYVGDRSAYKNFEFLLRGYASWSGRDDVSLVVVGPKFTPQELALIASLGVTERVSSYVNIDDEALCRFYNQAQAFVYPSLYEGFGIPLLEAMACGCPLVASAIPTTRDVAGDIPFYFEPTDAAGLQAALSAALAAPPGDAGRAERIRAGIERAGAFSWDATAGQFLAIYRELEAWAT; from the coding sequence ATGAGGCTGGTCGTCGATGGCGAGATTTGGCAGCGGCAGGCCGCGGGCGGCATCTCGCGCCTCTACAATGAGGTGCTGCCGCGGCTATGCAACCTGGCGCCCGATCTGCGCATCACCTTGATCACAGATGGCGCGCTCAAGCAACCGCCCCCGGCCCATGCGGCGATCACGCCTCGCGCCATGCCCGCCTATCAAAAATTGCTGCGCCCCGGGCGGCTGTGGCGACGCCAGATCATGCGTTTGAAGCGTGTCACTCGCGACCGCTGGACCCAACCTATCAGGTCCACGATCTGGCAGGCCACCTACTACACGCCGCCGCCAGCATGGCCGGGCCGTTTTGCCGTCGTGGTTCACGATCTGATCGAAGAGCGATATCCGCAGTTCTTCGATCAGCCACGCCACGAAGACGTGCGCCGCTCAAAGCGGGATTGCGTCCATGCGTCGGACCTGGTGATCTGTAATTCAGTTACCACCCGACAGGATGTGTGTGACTTCTTCGGCATCGCAGCCTCGAAAACGCGTCTGGTCACGCTGGCGGCCAGCCCAGACTTCAGGCGGCTGGCGCCGAACGAGGTGAGCGCCAGCCCATCGGCGCCACCAGTCCCCTATGTTCTCTATGTTGGCGACCGTTCGGCTTACAAGAATTTCGAGTTTCTGCTGCGCGGCTATGCCAGCTGGTCTGGGCGAGACGATGTATCGCTGGTCGTGGTAGGCCCCAAGTTCACGCCGCAGGAGCTCGCTTTGATCGCATCGCTGGGCGTCACAGAACGCGTAAGCAGCTACGTCAACATCGACGACGAAGCTCTGTGCCGCTTCTACAACCAGGCCCAGGCGTTCGTCTACCCCTCCTTGTACGAAGGCTTCGGCATCCCCTTGCTGGAAGCGATGGCCTGTGGCTGTCCGTTGGTGGCATCGGCCATCCCCACCACCCGCGATGTCGCCGGCGACATCCCCTTCTACTTCGAGCCAACCGACGCCGCCGGACTACAAGCGGCGCTTTCGGCAGCGCTGGCGGCGCCACCAGGCGACGCGGGGCGGGCAGAGCGAATCAGGGCGGGCATCGAGCGGGCCGGGGCATTCTCTTGGGATGCCACCGCCGGCCAGTTTCTGGCCATCTACCGTGAGCTTGAGGCATGGGCGACCTGA